A single region of the Vicia villosa cultivar HV-30 ecotype Madison, WI linkage group LG4, Vvil1.0, whole genome shotgun sequence genome encodes:
- the LOC131597092 gene encoding uncharacterized protein LOC131597092 encodes MTANLFKTFSNLDHKRASSSTSNVRNNTNTNIDGDESFEEESADESLSDSSCEFINENANYDTTSSVDDQEDYDTNSTLLNCPNTVHGSFLKHSTTNCFIIKCSNNTNINPETVSRLKLMLDEFNTHAKSFRMAVARLKDCPVLDLELKLIADRSKDGRIYNQATISEVAALIIGDVDTSSKRDIILERRSGRLKRISEFHPSYLALQYPLLFPYGEDGFRLGVLHKETNGKKFKKNKFTIREWLTFRIQTLEFKLDILKPIHF; translated from the exons ATGACTGCCAATCTATTCAAAACTTTTTCAAACCTTGATCATAAACGTGCCTCTTCATCCACAAGTAATGTACGTAATAATACAAATACTAACATTGATGGTGATGAATcgtttgaagaagaatcagctgATGAATCACTTAGTGATAGTTCCTGCGAATTCATAAACGAAAACGCAAACTATGACACAACTTCAAGTGTTGATGATCAAGAAGATTATGACACAAATTCCACACTGTTGAATTGTCCCAATACTG TTCATGGAAGTTTTTTGAAACATTCCACTACTAATTGTTTTATAATAAAATGCAGTAACAATACCAATATAAATCCAGAGACGGTTAGCAGATTGAAACTTATGCTGGATGAGTTCAACACACACGCTAAATCTTTTAGAATGGCAGTAGCTAGATTGAAGGATTGTCCTGTACTTGATCTCGAATTGAAGTTGATAGCTGATAGATCAAAAGATGGAAGAATATACAACCAAGCGACTATTTCTGAGGTTGCTGCACTTATCATTGGTGATGTTGATACAAGTTCTAAAAGGGATATTATTCTTGAGAGACGGAGCGGAAGGCTAAAAAGAATAAGTGAGTTTCATCCAAGTTATCTTGCATTACAGTATCCACTATTGTTTCCATATGGAGAAGATGGTTTTAGACTTGGTGTGCTACACAAGGAAACAAATGGAAagaagtttaagaaaaataagttTACCATTAGAGAATGGCTTACTTTTAGAATTCAAACTTTAGAATTCAAACTAGACATCTTGAAGCCCATACACTTTTGA